The Gammaproteobacteria bacterium genome window below encodes:
- the argE gene encoding Acetylornithine deacetylase, translating into MTAITVPNLLTLMGELIALPSVSSVSPEYDQGNLAVVERLGEWLEALGFAVELLPLSNRPGKANLIATLGRGPGGLVLAGHTDTVPYDAPLWRHDPLRLTEANGRLYGLGTSDMKGFFPLVIEAALRFQAKDLAEPLIVLATADEESSMDGAKMLVEMGQPRARYAVIGEPTGLIPIRMHKGILMEGIRLLGRSGHSSDPSLGISALDGMSRILVELLAWRTELQTHHHNALFRVPVPTLNLGRIHGGDNPNRICGMCELHIDLRPLPGMDLEALRTTLYTRLSAALEGTGLGLEVFPLFCGTPALETAADSPLVRVAETLTGAPAEAVAFATEGPYLQQLGADTIILGPGDIAQAHQPDEYLALDRIQPTVDLLTNLIGRFCSKRSAQTLAA; encoded by the coding sequence ATGACCGCCATCACCGTACCTAACTTGCTCACCCTTATGGGTGAATTGATCGCCCTCCCTTCTGTTAGCAGCGTCAGCCCAGAATACGACCAGGGTAATCTGGCAGTCGTAGAACGGTTGGGAGAATGGTTGGAGGCACTGGGCTTTGCCGTGGAACTGCTGCCATTATCCAATCGACCCGGCAAGGCGAATCTTATCGCTACCCTGGGTCGAGGCCCTGGCGGATTGGTGTTGGCGGGTCATACCGATACTGTGCCCTACGACGCCCCCCTGTGGCGTCACGACCCGCTTCGCCTCACTGAGGCCAATGGCCGTCTCTACGGCCTGGGCACTTCCGATATGAAAGGATTCTTTCCTCTTGTTATTGAAGCAGCACTCCGCTTTCAGGCAAAGGATCTGGCTGAACCCTTGATCGTGCTCGCCACCGCTGACGAAGAAAGCAGCATGGACGGTGCCAAGATGTTGGTAGAAATGGGGCAGCCTCGTGCCCGTTATGCCGTGATTGGCGAACCCACCGGTTTGATCCCAATACGAATGCACAAGGGGATCTTGATGGAGGGCATTCGGCTGCTGGGTCGCTCGGGACACTCCAGCGACCCCTCATTGGGGATAAGCGCCCTTGATGGGATGTCTCGGATATTGGTGGAGCTGCTGGCTTGGCGCACAGAATTACAGACCCACCACCATAACGCCCTGTTTCGAGTACCGGTCCCGACCCTAAATCTGGGACGCATCCACGGTGGCGATAATCCTAACCGTATCTGTGGCATGTGTGAGTTACACATCGACCTGCGCCCTCTGCCCGGCATGGACCTAGAGGCGCTTCGCACCACCCTGTACACACGCCTGAGCGCAGCACTGGAAGGTACTGGCCTAGGACTTGAGGTTTTTCCACTATTCTGCGGTACCCCAGCACTAGAAACCGCAGCGGACTCCCCCTTGGTACGGGTTGCCGAGACCCTGACCGGCGCACCCGCAGAGGCAGTTGCCTTCGCCACTGAAGGCCCCTACCTACAACAACTCGGAGCCGATACCATCATCCTTGGCCCCGGTGATATCGCCCAGGCCCACCAACCCGATGAATACCTGGCCCTAGATCGCATACAACCCACAGTCGACCTGCTTACCAATCTGATCGGACGCTTTTGCAGTAAACGCTCTGCACAGACACTCGCCGCGTAA